A window from Streptomyces sp. NBC_00271 encodes these proteins:
- a CDS encoding group II truncated hemoglobin: MTTQTVEYIRYRIPEERSAEFLAAYTRAAAQLAASPSCVDYELARCEEDFEHFVLRITWTSTEAHVEGFRKSELFPGFLAEIRPYIPYIEEMRHYTPTTVRGLGASVPTLYAWAGGAEAFARLTEVFYDKVLKDDVLAPVFSGLAPEHAAHVALWLGEVFGGPAAYSEAQGGHGHMVAKHLGKNITEVQRRRWVNLLQDAADDAGLPTDAEFRSAFLAYAEWGTRLAVLFSAPDATPPGDQPVPRWTWGAAPPYQP, encoded by the coding sequence ATGACCACCCAGACCGTGGAGTACATCCGGTATCGCATTCCCGAGGAGAGGTCCGCGGAGTTCCTGGCCGCCTACACGCGGGCCGCGGCCCAGCTCGCCGCGTCGCCGAGTTGCGTGGACTACGAGCTGGCGCGCTGCGAGGAGGACTTCGAGCACTTCGTCCTGCGGATCACCTGGACCTCGACGGAGGCACACGTCGAGGGATTCCGGAAGTCGGAGCTGTTCCCCGGCTTCCTCGCCGAGATCCGGCCCTACATCCCCTACATCGAGGAGATGCGCCACTACACGCCGACGACGGTACGGGGCCTCGGCGCGTCGGTCCCCACCCTCTACGCCTGGGCCGGGGGCGCCGAGGCCTTCGCCCGCCTCACCGAGGTCTTCTACGACAAGGTCCTCAAGGACGACGTCCTCGCACCGGTCTTCTCCGGCCTCGCCCCCGAACACGCCGCCCACGTCGCCCTCTGGCTCGGCGAGGTCTTCGGCGGGCCCGCGGCCTACTCCGAGGCTCAGGGCGGCCACGGCCACATGGTCGCCAAACACCTCGGCAAGAACATCACCGAGGTGCAGAGACGCCGGTGGGTCAACCTGCTCCAGGACGCGGCGGACGACGCGGGCCTGCCCACGGACGCCGAGTTCCGCTCCGCCTTCCTCGCCTACGCGGAATGGGGCACGCGGCTGGCCGTCCTCTTCTCCGCCCCCGACGCGACCCCTCCGGGGGACCAACCGGTACCGAGGTGGACGTGGGGAGCGGCCCCGCCATATCAGCCCTGA
- a CDS encoding helix-turn-helix domain-containing protein, translating to MDEQPSPPLDRRAELSEFLRTRRARLKPEDVGLPDFGRHRRVPGLRREELAQLAGVSVAYYTRLEQGNGRNVSAEVLDAIARALRLTDAEHAHLTHLAKPKAHKKKQPARPQQVRGALRQLLDSMDGIPAYVGGRRTDILVWNRMAAAVFGDWSELAPHERNWARLVFLKPEYRDLYVDWEQKAIDIVCMLRMDAGCHPDDPRLSTLVGELSVKSEDFRRLWATHDVKEKSHGVKRMRHPLVGDLSLQYESFRLPDDSEQSLVTYHAEPGSASAEALRLLASWGTDATRAGATTPQ from the coding sequence ATGGACGAACAGCCCTCCCCGCCCCTGGACCGGCGTGCCGAGCTCAGCGAGTTTCTGCGCACCCGCCGGGCCCGGCTGAAGCCGGAGGACGTGGGGCTGCCCGACTTCGGCCGGCACCGCCGGGTGCCCGGACTGCGGCGCGAGGAGCTGGCGCAGCTGGCCGGGGTGTCCGTGGCGTACTACACGCGCCTGGAACAGGGCAACGGACGGAACGTGTCGGCGGAGGTACTCGACGCGATCGCCCGCGCCCTGCGGCTGACGGACGCCGAGCACGCGCATCTCACGCACCTCGCGAAGCCCAAGGCGCACAAGAAGAAGCAGCCGGCGCGGCCGCAGCAGGTACGGGGGGCGCTGCGGCAGCTGCTGGACTCGATGGACGGCATTCCCGCGTACGTCGGTGGGCGGCGCACGGACATCCTGGTGTGGAACCGGATGGCGGCGGCCGTGTTCGGCGACTGGTCGGAGCTGGCGCCGCATGAGCGGAACTGGGCGCGGCTGGTGTTCCTGAAGCCCGAGTACCGCGACCTGTACGTGGACTGGGAGCAGAAGGCGATCGACATCGTCTGCATGCTGCGCATGGACGCGGGCTGTCACCCGGACGATCCGCGGCTGTCGACGCTGGTCGGGGAGCTGTCCGTGAAGAGCGAGGACTTCCGGCGGCTGTGGGCCACGCACGACGTCAAGGAGAAGAGCCACGGGGTGAAGCGGATGCGGCATCCGCTGGTGGGTGATCTCTCCCTCCAGTACGAGTCGTTCCGGCTGCCCGACGACAGCGAGCAGTCACTGGTCACGTACCACGCGGAGCCGGGGTCCGCCTCGGCGGAGGCGCTGCGCCTGCTGGCCAGCTGGGGGACGGACGCGACCCGGGCGGGCGCGACGACGCCCCAGTAG
- a CDS encoding NAD(P)-dependent alcohol dehydrogenase, with the protein MTTVAAYAAPAAKAPLERTTIERRPVGEFDVLIDIKFAGICHSDIHQAQEGWGEAIFPMVPGHEIAGIVSEVGSGVTKFKVGDRVGVGCLVDSCRECDNCKAGLEQYCTGGGVGTYNALDKNGEPTYGGYSEKIVVDENYTLRIPDGLSLDVAAPLLCAGITTYSPLKHWNAGPGKKVAILGMGGLGHMGVKIADALGAEVTVLSQSLRKKDDGLKLGADHYYATSDPKTFEELRGTFDLILSTVSAPLDLDAYLALLKTDGAFVNVGAPEEPVKLNLFSVIGGRKTLAGSGIGGIQETQEMLDFCAEHGFGAEIELISASEINDAYERVLASDVRYRFVIDTATI; encoded by the coding sequence ATGACCACTGTTGCTGCGTACGCCGCTCCCGCCGCCAAGGCTCCGCTGGAGCGCACCACCATCGAGCGCCGCCCGGTCGGTGAGTTCGACGTCCTGATCGACATCAAGTTCGCCGGTATCTGCCACTCGGACATCCACCAGGCCCAGGAGGGCTGGGGCGAGGCGATCTTCCCGATGGTGCCTGGTCACGAGATCGCCGGCATCGTCTCCGAGGTCGGCTCCGGCGTCACCAAGTTCAAGGTCGGCGACCGCGTGGGCGTCGGCTGTCTCGTCGACTCCTGCCGCGAGTGCGACAACTGCAAGGCCGGCCTGGAGCAGTACTGCACCGGAGGCGGCGTCGGCACGTACAACGCCCTCGACAAGAACGGCGAGCCGACCTACGGCGGCTACTCCGAGAAGATCGTCGTCGACGAGAACTACACCCTCCGCATCCCCGACGGCCTCTCCCTCGACGTGGCCGCGCCGCTGCTCTGCGCCGGCATCACCACGTACTCCCCGCTCAAGCACTGGAACGCCGGCCCCGGCAAGAAGGTCGCGATCCTCGGCATGGGCGGCCTCGGCCACATGGGCGTCAAGATCGCGGACGCGCTCGGTGCCGAGGTGACCGTCCTGTCGCAGTCCCTGCGCAAGAAGGACGACGGGCTGAAGCTGGGCGCCGACCACTACTACGCCACCAGCGACCCGAAGACCTTCGAGGAACTGCGCGGCACCTTCGACCTGATCCTGTCGACCGTGTCCGCCCCGCTGGACCTGGACGCCTACCTGGCCCTGCTGAAGACGGACGGCGCCTTCGTGAACGTGGGCGCCCCGGAGGAGCCCGTCAAGCTCAACCTCTTCTCGGTGATCGGCGGCCGCAAGACCCTCGCGGGTTCCGGTATCGGCGGCATCCAGGAGACCCAGGAGATGCTGGACTTCTGCGCCGAGCACGGCTTCGGCGCCGAGATCGAGCTGATCAGCGCGTCCGAGATCAACGACGCCTACGAGCGGGTGCTGGCGAGCGACGTCCGCTACCGCTTCGTGATCGACACCGCCACCATCTAG
- a CDS encoding FecCD family ABC transporter permease, with protein sequence MLRHRRLSLLLHRRAAVVVTVLLLLLAGVMLLAACVGQTYVPPGEVWRVLRGHGGPYDLVVGELRVPRIVLGALVGAALGLSGALVQTVTRNPLASPDVIGVGHGAAAATVLALATGTVASPGALPAVAVTGGLAAAALVYVLAWRHGMQPSRFVLTGVGIGVALSAVVQLYLTDSELAAAEQVKLWLTGSLNGRGWEQAGPLAWVLLLSLPALVWASRALRPLGLDADTAAALGVRVQRTQLGLTVLGVVLAAVATGAAGPVGFVALTGPQLARRLTRTPQLPLAASALTGALIVVGADLVARTLVPPLEIPVGALTSLVGGPYLLWLLGRSGRR encoded by the coding sequence GTGCTCCGCCACCGGCGTCTCTCCCTCCTCCTGCACCGGCGCGCCGCAGTCGTCGTCACCGTCCTCCTGCTGCTCCTCGCGGGCGTGATGCTGCTCGCGGCGTGCGTCGGGCAGACGTACGTCCCGCCGGGCGAGGTCTGGCGGGTGCTGCGCGGCCACGGCGGCCCCTACGACCTGGTCGTCGGCGAACTGCGGGTCCCGCGGATCGTGCTCGGCGCGCTGGTCGGGGCGGCGCTCGGGCTCTCCGGGGCGCTCGTACAGACCGTGACGCGCAATCCGCTGGCCAGCCCGGATGTCATCGGCGTCGGTCACGGTGCCGCCGCCGCGACCGTACTGGCGCTGGCCACCGGAACCGTCGCCTCGCCCGGCGCGCTGCCGGCCGTCGCCGTCACCGGCGGTCTCGCGGCCGCCGCCCTGGTGTACGTGCTGGCCTGGCGGCACGGAATGCAGCCGAGCCGGTTCGTCCTGACGGGGGTGGGCATCGGCGTCGCCCTCTCCGCCGTCGTCCAGCTCTACCTCACCGACAGCGAACTGGCCGCCGCCGAGCAGGTCAAGCTGTGGCTGACGGGCAGTCTGAACGGGCGCGGCTGGGAGCAGGCCGGCCCCCTCGCCTGGGTCCTCCTCCTCTCCCTGCCCGCCCTGGTGTGGGCGAGCCGCGCGCTGCGCCCGCTCGGCCTGGACGCCGACACGGCCGCCGCGCTCGGCGTCCGCGTGCAGCGCACCCAGCTCGGCCTGACCGTGCTCGGGGTGGTGCTCGCCGCGGTCGCGACCGGCGCGGCCGGCCCGGTCGGCTTCGTCGCCCTCACCGGCCCCCAACTGGCCCGCCGCCTCACGCGCACCCCGCAACTCCCCCTCGCCGCCTCCGCCCTGACGGGCGCGCTGATCGTGGTCGGCGCCGACCTGGTGGCCCGCACGCTGGTGCCGCCGCTGGAGATCCCGGTCGGGGCGCTCACGTCCTTGGTGGGCGGTCCCTATCTGCTCTGGCTGCTGGGCAGATCGGGCCGCCGCTGA
- a CDS encoding FecCD family ABC transporter permease, which translates to MRRATWLGVALLLAVTAAALSLAVGTRPVPLSAVLDALVHGGSSPDALVVRSLRVPRTAIGVTAGAALGLSGAALQAVTRNPLADPGILGLSQGAAAGVVFAIALGRANGFDGYVWYAFTGAVLAACVVYAIASRGRGGASPVKLALAGTALSAMTAGATTVVLTSSSATLDQFRFWQVGTLSGRDAATVGRMLPFLAAGALLVLACARGLDALALGDDTARALGHRVTLVRGCAALGATVLTAAAVAAAGPIAFIGLAVPHLARRLVHGGHRWALPLSALLGAALLLAADVAGRVVRAPAEVPAGVMTALVGVPVLVVLVRRKGMAS; encoded by the coding sequence GTGCGGCGCGCCACCTGGCTGGGTGTGGCCCTCCTCCTCGCCGTCACCGCCGCCGCCCTCAGCCTCGCCGTCGGCACCCGCCCCGTCCCGCTCTCCGCCGTCCTCGACGCTCTGGTGCACGGCGGGAGTTCACCGGACGCGCTGGTCGTACGGTCCCTGCGGGTGCCGCGGACCGCGATCGGAGTGACCGCCGGTGCCGCCCTCGGACTCTCGGGGGCGGCGCTCCAGGCGGTCACCCGCAACCCGCTCGCCGACCCCGGCATCCTCGGGCTCAGTCAGGGCGCGGCGGCCGGTGTCGTGTTCGCCATCGCGCTCGGCCGGGCGAACGGCTTCGACGGGTACGTCTGGTACGCCTTCACCGGCGCGGTTCTCGCCGCCTGCGTCGTGTACGCCATCGCCTCGCGCGGGCGCGGTGGCGCCTCCCCGGTGAAACTGGCGCTCGCCGGAACCGCCCTGTCGGCGATGACGGCGGGAGCCACGACCGTGGTCCTCACCTCGAGTTCGGCCACGCTGGACCAGTTCCGGTTCTGGCAGGTGGGCACGCTCAGCGGACGCGACGCGGCAACGGTGGGGCGCATGCTGCCCTTCCTCGCCGCCGGTGCGCTGCTCGTGCTGGCCTGCGCCCGCGGCCTGGACGCGCTCGCGCTCGGCGACGACACCGCACGGGCACTCGGTCACCGGGTCACGCTCGTACGGGGCTGTGCGGCGCTCGGCGCGACCGTGCTCACCGCGGCCGCGGTCGCCGCCGCGGGCCCCATCGCCTTCATCGGCCTCGCCGTCCCCCACCTCGCCCGCCGACTGGTCCATGGTGGCCACCGCTGGGCCCTCCCCCTCTCCGCGCTGCTCGGCGCCGCCCTGCTGCTCGCCGCGGACGTGGCGGGCCGGGTGGTACGCGCCCCGGCGGAAGTGCCGGCCGGGGTGATGACCGCGCTGGTCGGCGTTCCGGTCCTGGTCGTACTCGTACGACGCAAGGGCATGGCCTCGTGA
- a CDS encoding iron-siderophore ABC transporter substrate-binding protein has protein sequence MFVRERGRGQRLLAEQEHRRRRPQSRERGLRGPLRRPQRRCRRDGRGQRQGRRIPRTVGHFEGKTEIESAPEKIAALSTGQLDDLLTLGIVPTVTTRAANAGLAPDYLNDAFPAYKKQLSAMTDAGTRTAPNLETLAAAKPDLILINESLGDLYPKLSKIAPTVVTAGNGINWKRDLLLVGDAVGKGDKAQELLDGIVSDAATRGKQLGDPAVSMVRFTPDRTRMFGVSSFTGSIAVDMGLSRPKSQQFKAISQDIGAESVDVADGDWIFYSVQGDASKTDAGSVLAGPLWKSMKAVAAGHAVKVDDDPWYLNAGPTAARLVVRQLADTLGK, from the coding sequence ATGTTCGTCCGGGAGCGGGGACGGGGACAACGGCTCCTCGCGGAGCAAGAACACCGTCGGCGGCGACCGCAATCTCGTGAGCGGGGCCTCCGAGGGCCCCTCCGCCGCCCCCAGCGCCGTTGCCGCCGGGATGGGCGCGGGCAGCGCCAAGGACGGCGAATTCCTCGGACCGTCGGGCACTTCGAGGGCAAGACCGAGATCGAGAGCGCGCCCGAGAAGATCGCCGCGCTCAGCACCGGACAGCTGGACGACCTGCTGACCCTGGGCATCGTGCCGACCGTGACGACCCGCGCGGCCAACGCCGGGCTGGCGCCGGACTACCTGAACGACGCCTTCCCCGCGTACAAGAAGCAGTTGTCGGCCATGACCGACGCGGGGACCCGCACCGCGCCCAACCTGGAGACGCTCGCCGCCGCCAAGCCCGATCTGATCCTGATCAACGAATCACTCGGCGACCTGTACCCGAAGCTGTCGAAGATCGCGCCCACCGTCGTGACGGCCGGCAACGGCATCAACTGGAAGCGGGATCTGCTCCTCGTCGGTGACGCGGTCGGCAAGGGCGACAAGGCGCAGGAACTGCTCGACGGCATCGTGAGCGACGCCGCCACGCGGGGCAAGCAGCTCGGCGATCCCGCCGTGTCCATGGTGCGCTTCACGCCGGACCGGACGCGGATGTTCGGCGTGTCGTCGTTCACCGGCTCCATCGCCGTCGACATGGGTCTCTCCCGGCCCAAGTCGCAGCAGTTCAAGGCGATTTCGCAGGACATCGGGGCGGAGAGCGTCGATGTCGCGGACGGGGACTGGATCTTCTACTCCGTGCAGGGCGACGCCTCCAAGACCGACGCGGGCAGCGTGCTCGCCGGGCCCCTGTGGAAGTCGATGAAGGCGGTCGCGGCAGGGCACGCGGTGAAGGTCGACGACGACCCCTGGTACCTCAACGCCGGCCCCACCGCCGCCCGGCTCGTCGTACGACAGCTCGCGGACACCCTCGGCAAGTGA
- a CDS encoding multicopper oxidase family protein gives MHTPTRRTVLGASIAAAGSGLLAGCSESDAPSGPGSHPGPGEHHGSEVGGHDGRPFVPKGPKGYVNPSDPEVLAVERKRDGGPLRSFTLHAVETELDLGGRTVRSWAYGDELPGKEVRVTAGDTLGMKLFNHLPVPTTLHSHGIRMRCDMDGVPGLTQRSVKPGDDFTYRFAVTHPGTYWLHSHSGLQLDRGLYAPLIVEDPREPLSYDKEWVVVLDDWVDGVNGSNPDGVLAQLVDGKGMRADMDMGESDEHGSGHEKPHGPSRVLHKSYSRILHSEGGSVDYPFYLVNGRLAHTPSVFRARKGDRIRLRIINAGAETAFRVALGGHEMTITHTDGYPVEHTTTDTLLLGMAERYDVLITAKDGVFPLVALAEGKNDRALAVLRTSGGDLPGPSVHPDELDGKLVPARRLVPDDSVALTDDEPDRELRIRLTGGMKKFDWAFDHQPYDIKQRHPIRQGEKIRLTLMNATDMWHPMHLHGHTFAIVGFGAQGARKDTAHVVPHHKLVVDFYADNPGLWMLHCHNQYHSESGMMTILGYRK, from the coding sequence ATGCACACACCTACGCGGCGCACCGTGCTCGGTGCCTCGATCGCGGCCGCCGGCTCGGGACTCCTGGCCGGCTGCTCCGAGTCCGACGCTCCCTCCGGACCCGGCTCGCACCCCGGGCCCGGCGAGCACCATGGGAGCGAAGTCGGCGGCCACGACGGCAGACCCTTTGTCCCCAAGGGACCCAAGGGATACGTGAACCCGTCCGATCCGGAGGTCCTCGCCGTCGAGAGGAAGCGCGATGGCGGCCCCCTCCGATCGTTCACGCTCCACGCCGTCGAGACCGAACTCGACCTGGGGGGACGTACCGTCAGATCGTGGGCGTACGGCGACGAGCTGCCCGGCAAGGAGGTGCGGGTCACGGCGGGCGACACCCTCGGTATGAAGCTCTTCAACCATCTGCCCGTGCCCACGACGCTGCACTCGCACGGTATCCGCATGCGGTGCGACATGGACGGGGTACCTGGCCTGACCCAGCGCTCCGTCAAGCCCGGCGACGACTTCACCTACCGCTTCGCCGTGACGCACCCGGGCACGTACTGGCTGCACTCGCACTCGGGACTGCAACTCGACCGAGGCCTGTACGCCCCGCTGATCGTCGAGGACCCCAGGGAGCCGTTGTCCTACGACAAGGAGTGGGTCGTCGTCCTGGACGACTGGGTGGACGGCGTGAACGGCTCGAACCCGGACGGCGTGCTCGCGCAGCTGGTCGACGGCAAGGGCATGCGGGCGGACATGGACATGGGCGAGAGCGACGAACACGGATCCGGCCATGAGAAGCCCCACGGCCCCTCCCGCGTCCTGCACAAGTCCTACAGCCGCATCCTGCACAGCGAGGGAGGCAGCGTCGACTACCCGTTCTACCTGGTCAACGGCCGTCTCGCGCACACTCCTTCGGTCTTCCGGGCCCGCAAGGGGGACCGCATCCGGCTGCGGATCATCAACGCCGGCGCCGAAACGGCCTTCCGGGTGGCGCTGGGCGGCCACGAGATGACGATCACGCACACGGACGGCTACCCCGTCGAGCACACGACCACGGACACGCTGCTGCTCGGCATGGCCGAACGCTACGACGTGCTGATCACCGCCAAGGACGGAGTGTTCCCGCTCGTCGCGCTCGCCGAAGGCAAGAACGACAGAGCCCTGGCCGTCCTGCGCACCAGCGGTGGGGACCTTCCCGGCCCCTCCGTGCACCCGGACGAACTCGACGGCAAGCTCGTCCCGGCCAGACGCCTCGTGCCGGACGACTCCGTGGCCCTCACCGACGACGAACCGGACCGCGAGCTGCGCATCAGACTGACCGGCGGGATGAAGAAGTTCGACTGGGCCTTCGACCACCAGCCGTACGACATCAAGCAACGCCACCCGATCCGCCAGGGCGAGAAGATCCGCCTGACCCTCATGAACGCCACCGACATGTGGCATCCCATGCACCTGCACGGCCACACCTTCGCCATCGTCGGCTTCGGCGCGCAAGGAGCCCGCAAGGACACCGCCCACGTGGTGCCGCACCACAAACTCGTCGTCGACTTCTACGCCGACAACCCGGGCCTGTGGATGCTCCACTGCCACAACCAGTACCACTCGGAGTCCGGCATGATGACGATCCTCGGCTACCGGAAGTGA
- a CDS encoding ferredoxin: MRVVVDLSRCQGYAQCAFLAPDAFRMHGEEALMYASNPDDAQRQQVLRAAAACPLQAILVDQLEGRDAPVGTSPS, encoded by the coding sequence ATGAGAGTTGTCGTTGATCTTTCCCGGTGCCAGGGATATGCGCAGTGCGCGTTCCTGGCTCCGGACGCGTTCCGGATGCACGGCGAGGAAGCGCTGATGTACGCCTCGAACCCCGACGACGCCCAGCGCCAGCAGGTGTTGCGCGCCGCGGCGGCCTGCCCGCTCCAGGCCATCCTGGTCGACCAGCTGGAGGGCCGGGACGCGCCGGTGGGGACGTCGCCGTCATGA
- a CDS encoding NAD(P)/FAD-dependent oxidoreductase translates to MSTADTLQGFKRDGRVVIVGASLAGLRAAEALRDEGFTGKLTMIGDELGEPYDRPPLSKQVLTGWVPADGTTLPRRRDIDAEWLLGVPADGLDLANNHVRLADGRTIPFDRMLISTGVRARPWPVEAEAALDGVFVVRTREDAAGLQRAVAAGPSRVLIIGAGFTGSEIASICRERDIPVTVAELAPSPLVGGLGAMIGEIAADMQRAHGVDLRCGVKVTQLEGDAQGRVRRAHFSDGTAVDADVVVVALGGIRNTEWLRDSGLAVGVWGVACDAGCRAFDLNGLVTDDIFVAGDVARSPNPIYEYRFISLEHWANAVEQAEIAAHNMVSTQADRWPHLSIPTFWSIQFGVNIKSVGVPTYADEVVVTQGSVADHRFVAAYGYQGRVTAAVSFNNAKWLDHYRQLIETAAPFPPPCPTPDQPLDAKPVPVDFPGPTLLAQGATVVVTGHDPGERRVTAMRQRR, encoded by the coding sequence ATGAGCACTGCCGACACCCTGCAAGGGTTCAAGCGCGACGGCCGCGTGGTGATCGTCGGGGCGTCACTGGCGGGACTGCGCGCCGCGGAGGCCCTGCGCGACGAGGGGTTCACCGGGAAGCTGACCATGATCGGTGACGAGTTGGGGGAGCCCTACGACCGCCCCCCGCTGTCCAAGCAGGTACTGACCGGATGGGTGCCGGCCGACGGCACCACCCTGCCACGGCGTCGGGACATCGACGCGGAGTGGCTCCTGGGCGTCCCCGCCGACGGACTGGACCTGGCGAACAACCACGTGCGGCTCGCCGACGGCCGCACGATCCCCTTCGACCGCATGCTGATCTCCACCGGCGTACGGGCCCGGCCCTGGCCCGTCGAGGCCGAGGCGGCCCTGGACGGTGTCTTCGTGGTCCGCACGCGTGAGGACGCCGCCGGCCTGCAGCGGGCGGTCGCCGCCGGACCCTCCCGCGTACTGATCATCGGCGCGGGCTTCACCGGCTCCGAGATCGCCTCCATCTGCCGCGAGCGCGACATCCCGGTGACCGTCGCCGAACTCGCGCCGTCCCCACTGGTCGGGGGACTCGGCGCCATGATCGGCGAGATCGCGGCGGACATGCAGCGCGCCCACGGCGTCGACCTGCGCTGCGGTGTCAAGGTCACCCAGCTGGAGGGCGACGCGCAGGGGCGGGTTCGCCGCGCCCACTTCTCCGACGGCACTGCGGTCGACGCCGACGTGGTGGTCGTGGCGCTCGGAGGCATCCGCAACACCGAGTGGCTGCGCGACTCGGGACTGGCGGTGGGCGTATGGGGAGTCGCCTGCGACGCGGGTTGCCGCGCCTTCGACCTGAACGGCCTGGTCACCGACGACATCTTCGTCGCCGGAGACGTGGCACGCAGCCCGAACCCGATCTACGAGTACCGGTTCATCTCGCTGGAGCACTGGGCCAACGCCGTGGAGCAGGCCGAGATCGCGGCGCACAACATGGTCAGCACCCAGGCGGACCGCTGGCCGCACCTGTCCATCCCGACGTTCTGGTCGATCCAGTTCGGCGTCAACATCAAGTCCGTCGGTGTACCGACCTACGCCGACGAGGTCGTCGTCACCCAGGGATCCGTGGCCGACCACCGCTTTGTCGCCGCATACGGGTACCAGGGCCGCGTCACCGCCGCCGTCAGCTTCAACAACGCGAAGTGGCTGGACCACTACCGGCAGCTGATCGAGACGGCCGCGCCCTTCCCGCCTCCCTGCCCCACGCCCGACCAGCCCCTCGATGCGAAGCCGGTGCCCGTCGACTTCCCCGGCCCCACCCTGCTCGCCCAGGGCGCCACGGTGGTCGTCACCGGCCACGACCCGGGAGAGCGGCGCGTCACCGCCATGCGGCAGCGCCGCTAG
- a CDS encoding cytochrome P450 produces the protein MTTTETPDILPRILDYANRADPYPLYAELRKTPVALQEDGSYVISTYRELSGILHDPHLSSDVRNLAHPMPAMQERATPSFINLDPPEHDRLRRLAMRHFGPPHTPGLVTGMEPDLTAVVAGLIDDFAGKQRIDIVDDFAYPFPVTVICHLLGVPREDEPRFHVWVNAIIDSIDYNPKTDPQEKLDNGVQATKALRQYLGGLLEQRHGHPGDDLLTRLANDDGPDGRMTDAEIVSTANLLLIAGHETTVNLITNGMLTLLRRPEVLQRLRAEPGLVVPLVEELLRYEPPVHIIPWRAAYSDISVGDTVIPKGSKIMLMLASGSRDPDRFHDPDRFDPDRQDNQHLGFGSGIHLCFGGPMARLETQIALTALVRRLADPSLVTDPPPYRPSPVLRGPIHLLIDQN, from the coding sequence ATGACCACGACCGAGACGCCCGACATCCTGCCCCGGATCCTCGACTACGCGAACCGGGCCGACCCGTACCCGCTCTACGCCGAGCTGCGCAAGACGCCGGTGGCCCTGCAGGAGGACGGCAGTTACGTCATCAGCACCTACCGCGAACTCAGCGGCATCCTGCACGACCCGCACCTGAGTTCCGACGTCCGCAACCTGGCGCATCCGATGCCCGCGATGCAGGAACGTGCCACGCCGTCGTTCATCAACCTCGACCCGCCCGAGCACGACCGTCTGCGGCGCCTGGCGATGCGTCACTTCGGCCCTCCGCACACGCCGGGCCTGGTGACCGGCATGGAACCCGACCTGACCGCCGTCGTCGCCGGTCTGATCGACGACTTCGCGGGCAAACAGCGGATCGACATCGTCGACGACTTCGCCTATCCGTTCCCCGTCACCGTGATCTGCCACCTGCTCGGTGTGCCGCGCGAGGACGAACCGCGGTTCCACGTGTGGGTGAACGCCATCATCGACTCGATCGACTACAACCCCAAGACCGACCCGCAGGAGAAACTGGACAACGGCGTACAGGCCACCAAAGCCCTGCGCCAGTACCTCGGCGGACTGCTGGAACAACGCCACGGCCACCCCGGCGACGACCTCCTGACACGGCTGGCCAACGACGACGGGCCCGACGGGCGGATGACCGACGCCGAAATCGTCAGCACCGCCAACCTGCTGCTCATTGCCGGCCACGAGACCACCGTCAACCTCATCACCAACGGCATGCTGACGCTGCTGCGCCGCCCTGAGGTGTTGCAACGCCTGCGCGCCGAACCGGGCCTGGTCGTACCGCTGGTCGAGGAACTGCTGCGCTACGAGCCCCCCGTGCACATCATTCCGTGGCGGGCGGCGTACAGCGACATCTCCGTCGGCGACACCGTCATCCCCAAGGGTTCGAAGATCATGCTCATGCTCGCTTCGGGGAGCCGCGACCCGGACCGCTTCCACGATCCCGACCGCTTCGACCCCGATCGCCAGGACAACCAGCACCTGGGCTTCGGCAGCGGCATCCACCTGTGCTTCGGCGGCCCGATGGCCCGACTGGAAACCCAGATCGCCCTGACCGCACTGGTACGCCGCCTGGCCGACCCCAGCCTGGTGACCGACCCACCCCCGTACCGCCCCAGCCCCGTCCTACGAGGCCCCATCCACCTGCTCATCGACCAGAACTGA